The Leadbettera azotonutricia ZAS-9 genome has a window encoding:
- the rpe gene encoding ribulose-phosphate 3-epimerase: MGKAQLAPSMMCADIFKLGETIRLFEKLNVPYLHIDVMDGSFVPNLMLGTAEVKQMRQFSGIPMDIHLMIEEPGDKIEWFAPQKGDYVSVHVETTRHIQRVLARIRSLGAKPMAALNPATPLSMIEEIFPDVDAILVMCVNPGYAGQKLVPQTLEKISRLRSLLDDKGFEKVEIEVDGNVTPENAVKMRKAGADIFVAGTSLIFKPGDMEEHILGFYKEMEKL, from the coding sequence ATGGGAAAAGCCCAACTCGCGCCCTCAATGATGTGCGCGGACATTTTCAAGCTAGGCGAAACCATACGGCTCTTTGAAAAACTCAATGTGCCATATCTGCATATCGATGTCATGGACGGCTCCTTTGTTCCGAACCTCATGCTGGGCACAGCCGAAGTAAAACAGATGCGCCAATTTTCCGGCATCCCCATGGACATACACCTCATGATAGAAGAACCGGGAGACAAGATAGAATGGTTTGCCCCGCAAAAAGGGGACTATGTTTCCGTCCACGTTGAAACCACAAGACACATCCAGCGGGTTCTCGCCAGAATCCGCAGCCTGGGGGCAAAGCCCATGGCGGCCCTGAACCCAGCCACCCCCCTCTCCATGATCGAAGAGATATTCCCCGATGTGGACGCCATCCTCGTCATGTGCGTAAACCCCGGCTATGCTGGCCAAAAGCTGGTTCCCCAAACCCTGGAAAAGATCAGCCGACTGCGATCCCTGCTGGACGACAAAGGCTTTGAGAAGGTCGAAATCGAAGTGGATGGAAACGTGACCCCGGAAAACGCAGTAAAAATGCGAAAAGCCGGTGCGGATATTTTCGTGGCCGGCACTTCGCTGATCTTCAAGCCTGGGGATATGGAAGAGCATATACTGGGCTTTTACAAAGAGATGGAGAAGCTCTAG
- a CDS encoding MBL fold metallo-hydrolase: MDGKIRWYKQGQALLDEIRGSKPNPNSAHIWFLGQHGFALNLGGETLYFDVILNDFLDAQGKSRRCFDAPFGPQEPQKADYVFCTHDHSDHLNLETLIPLAKACPKARFIVPNPSRDKLIRAGIDESRVIGAKAGEKTSLGGIVVHPVAAVHTRFIQDEAEQDANGDCTSLGFVIEADGLKIYHPGDTWVTTALVETLKALGPLDIAMLPINGTDWMRTAEDCIGNMSAIDSVKLAMAIPIDLVIPTHYNMFSNNSENPALFADYMYRLCPWKRFHISALGEKFIYEKG, encoded by the coding sequence ATGGATGGGAAAATCCGCTGGTATAAGCAAGGGCAGGCCCTTTTGGACGAAATCAGGGGGTCAAAGCCGAACCCCAACAGTGCCCATATCTGGTTCCTGGGGCAGCATGGTTTTGCCCTGAATCTGGGCGGGGAGACCCTCTATTTTGATGTGATCCTCAACGATTTTCTTGATGCCCAGGGGAAAAGCCGCCGTTGTTTTGATGCCCCCTTTGGCCCCCAGGAGCCGCAAAAGGCCGATTATGTGTTTTGTACCCATGACCATAGCGATCACCTCAACCTCGAAACCCTCATCCCCCTGGCAAAAGCCTGTCCCAAGGCCCGCTTTATCGTGCCCAACCCCAGCCGGGACAAGCTTATAAGGGCTGGAATCGATGAATCCAGGGTTATTGGCGCAAAAGCAGGGGAAAAAACCAGCCTTGGGGGCATTGTTGTGCATCCTGTAGCCGCTGTCCATACCCGTTTTATCCAGGACGAGGCTGAACAAGACGCAAATGGCGATTGCACCAGCCTGGGCTTTGTGATCGAAGCAGATGGCCTCAAAATTTACCACCCTGGGGACACCTGGGTTACCACGGCCCTGGTGGAAACCCTCAAGGCCCTGGGCCCCCTGGACATAGCCATGCTCCCCATCAATGGGACTGACTGGATGCGCACAGCCGAAGATTGCATAGGGAATATGAGCGCCATTGACTCGGTAAAGTTGGCCATGGCAATCCCCATAGATCTGGTGATCCCCACCCATTACAATATGTTCAGCAATAACAGCGAAAACCCGGCGCTCTTTGCAGATTATATGTACCGGCTCTGCCCCTGGAAGCGGTTTCATATCTCGGCTTTGGGGGAGAAGTTTATTTACGAGAAGGGCTAG
- a CDS encoding PTS sugar transporter subunit IIA, which yields MNLKTVLTKETISLHLKGTSKEEIISELLDILVGAKKIEDRQAAFTAIMDREQKMSTGMKHGIAIPHGKSPTIHDLVACIGVSDNPVEFDALDHEPCRIFIMTLSPVEKTGPHLQFLAEISLLFKSAEKRQEILNAGSSEEILKVLSE from the coding sequence ATGAACCTGAAAACAGTCTTAACCAAAGAAACCATCAGCCTCCACCTCAAGGGAACCAGCAAAGAAGAAATCATCAGTGAGCTTCTCGATATCCTGGTAGGGGCCAAAAAAATAGAGGATCGCCAGGCGGCCTTTACAGCCATCATGGATCGTGAACAAAAAATGTCCACCGGCATGAAGCACGGCATCGCCATTCCTCACGGCAAGAGCCCCACCATTCACGATCTGGTAGCCTGTATTGGTGTATCCGATAACCCTGTGGAATTCGACGCCCTTGACCATGAGCCATGCCGGATCTTCATCATGACCCTTTCCCCGGTAGAAAAAACCGGACCCCACCTTCAGTTCCTTGCCGAAATCAGCCTGCTCTTCAAAAGCGCTGAAAAACGGCAGGAAATCCTGAACGCAGGGTCTTCCGAAGAAATACTCAAAGTACTTTCGGAATAA
- a CDS encoding glycoside hydrolase family 5 protein — translation MKIQGPHIFDDSGRTLLLRGCNLGGSSKLPSAPVEAAGQNAHSLENPAEVSFVGRPFPLEEAEERFDQLRSWGFTFIRFVLTWESLEHAGPGIYDESYLAYLRKLLIIAEKKGISVFMDPHQDSWSRWTGGDGAPAWTLEKLGMDLSRLDETGAAITRQHYEEVRRKPYPRMIWPVNYNRYAAFTLFTLFFAGNAYAPDLKIEGQSAQDWLQEHYFAAFRHCYRRLKNCKALAGWGAMNEPHPGLIGYKNLENLENIVVAFGAMPSAFEAMKAASGYAVKVPVCAPWIKGYIKKGSETINPKGLSLFKEGYACPWKQAGIWTDEGCPKLLKKDHFALYKGKPADFVEDFLKPFIVNFIDRMKEADRPSLFFIEGVNNGRHPTWSAADGEGVVNAFHHYDGPTLFLKSFHPGFTADQFTGKIILGRKKVAALYAQQLKAAKDWTKAQMGNMPSLLGEFGLPFDMNNRRGYKTGDYSLHEEALSLYYDGIDKNLLHSTIWNYTADSTPEEGDRWNGEDLSIISGGKPRALNGWRRPYPMATAGMPLSIGWDRKTRCFSYRFTADPKIEAPTEIFIPLECFGTDVEIATTLKHEYKGEEGRLYIYNEGFEGEAEVSVRPGALKG, via the coding sequence ATGAAAATACAAGGCCCCCATATATTCGACGATTCAGGCAGAACCCTGCTGCTCAGGGGGTGCAACCTGGGGGGCAGCTCCAAGCTCCCCTCCGCCCCCGTCGAAGCAGCCGGCCAGAACGCGCATTCCCTGGAAAACCCCGCCGAAGTTTCCTTTGTGGGCAGGCCTTTCCCCCTTGAGGAGGCAGAGGAGCGATTTGATCAACTCCGTTCCTGGGGCTTCACCTTTATCCGCTTTGTGCTTACCTGGGAAAGCCTGGAGCATGCAGGCCCAGGCATCTACGATGAATCCTATCTTGCCTATCTCCGAAAGCTCCTCATCATAGCGGAAAAAAAAGGAATCTCGGTCTTTATGGATCCCCACCAGGACTCATGGAGCCGTTGGACCGGGGGCGATGGGGCCCCTGCCTGGACTTTGGAGAAGCTGGGCATGGATTTAAGCCGCCTGGACGAGACCGGGGCGGCCATTACCCGCCAGCATTATGAAGAAGTCCGCCGCAAGCCCTATCCCCGCATGATTTGGCCGGTCAATTACAACCGCTATGCTGCTTTTACCCTCTTTACCCTCTTTTTTGCCGGCAATGCCTATGCCCCGGACCTGAAAATCGAGGGGCAAAGCGCCCAGGACTGGCTCCAGGAGCATTATTTCGCTGCTTTCAGGCACTGTTATCGGCGGCTCAAGAACTGCAAAGCCCTGGCAGGCTGGGGCGCCATGAACGAACCTCATCCGGGCCTCATCGGGTACAAGAACCTGGAAAACCTTGAAAATATCGTGGTGGCTTTTGGCGCTATGCCCAGCGCTTTCGAAGCCATGAAGGCGGCATCGGGGTATGCGGTTAAAGTCCCGGTCTGCGCCCCCTGGATCAAGGGCTATATAAAAAAGGGCAGCGAAACCATCAACCCCAAAGGGCTTTCGCTTTTCAAGGAAGGGTACGCCTGCCCCTGGAAGCAAGCCGGAATCTGGACGGACGAAGGCTGCCCGAAGCTTCTCAAAAAAGATCACTTTGCCTTGTATAAGGGGAAACCCGCAGATTTTGTGGAAGATTTTCTCAAGCCCTTCATCGTGAATTTTATTGACAGGATGAAGGAGGCGGACAGGCCCAGCCTCTTTTTTATAGAAGGCGTGAATAACGGGAGGCATCCCACCTGGTCGGCTGCTGACGGCGAGGGGGTGGTGAATGCCTTTCATCATTATGACGGCCCTACCCTTTTCCTCAAGTCCTTCCATCCGGGTTTTACGGCGGATCAGTTCACAGGCAAAATAATCCTGGGTAGGAAAAAGGTCGCAGCCCTGTATGCCCAACAGCTTAAAGCGGCAAAAGACTGGACAAAGGCACAAATGGGGAATATGCCCAGCCTCCTTGGGGAATTCGGCCTTCCTTTCGACATGAACAATAGACGGGGGTATAAAACCGGCGATTACAGCCTCCACGAGGAGGCCCTGTCCCTTTATTACGATGGGATAGACAAAAATCTCCTCCACTCCACTATCTGGAACTACACTGCGGACAGCACGCCCGAAGAAGGGGATCGCTGGAACGGGGAAGATCTTTCTATTATAAGCGGCGGCAAGCCCCGGGCCCTCAACGGCTGGAGGCGGCCCTACCCCATGGCAACAGCGGGCATGCCTCTCTCCATTGGGTGGGACAGGAAAACACGTTGCTTTAGCTACCGCTTTACGGCGGACCCAAAAATAGAAGCCCCCACGGAGATTTTCATTCCGTTGGAGTGTTTTGGAACCGATGTGGAAATTGCCACAACCTTAAAGCATGAATACAAGGGCGAAGAAGGAAGGCTCTATATTTATAATGAAGGCTTTGAAGGCGAAGCCGAGGTCAGCGTCCGCCCAGGGGCGCTAAAAGGCTGA
- a CDS encoding transglycosylase SLT domain-containing protein: MRTKEIFTVFWVFLAVGLISLSIFSCTYEEKPAQIAAELSEAEKENLFFRELAGPVSGFTAHENADTILDAYRNETTRDQVVAFFEKITNSRELAAVVLSNAAAVGVSPALAFSLCWEESCYNPRAVNKKNRNLTIDRGLFQLNSASFPDLEEEDFYNPSINAWYGLSHLRWCLDNAGTEVAGLAMYNAGTGRVRNGGPQKHPGLYFPHTQTPAEDRGCFPRRGPQAC; this comes from the coding sequence TTGAGGACAAAAGAAATTTTTACGGTTTTTTGGGTGTTTTTGGCAGTTGGCTTGATCAGTTTATCAATCTTTTCCTGTACCTATGAGGAGAAACCTGCGCAAATAGCCGCCGAGCTAAGCGAAGCTGAAAAGGAAAATCTTTTCTTCAGGGAATTGGCAGGCCCTGTTTCGGGCTTTACTGCCCACGAAAACGCCGACACCATACTCGACGCCTACAGAAATGAAACGACCCGGGATCAGGTGGTTGCTTTCTTTGAGAAGATCACCAATTCCAGGGAGCTTGCGGCAGTGGTTTTAAGCAATGCCGCTGCCGTCGGTGTCTCCCCGGCCCTGGCTTTTTCGCTCTGCTGGGAAGAAAGCTGCTATAACCCCCGGGCTGTCAACAAAAAAAATCGCAACCTTACCATAGATCGGGGCCTTTTTCAGCTCAACAGCGCCTCTTTCCCGGATCTTGAAGAAGAGGATTTCTATAACCCCAGCATCAATGCCTGGTACGGCCTTTCCCATCTCCGCTGGTGCCTGGATAACGCAGGGACTGAGGTAGCGGGTTTAGCCATGTATAACGCAGGCACAGGGCGGGTACGAAACGGGGGACCCCAAAAACACCCTGGACTATATTTCCCGCATACTCAAACGCCAGCAGAAGATCGAGGATGCTTTCCTCGCCGAGGCCCTCAAGCTTGCTGA
- a CDS encoding phosphoglycerate dehydrogenase, translated as MFKIRTMNKISPIGLDLFPRDKYEVASEIPNPDAILVRSADLHSVEIPDTVLAIARAGAGYNNVPVDACSSRGIAVFNTPGGNANAVKELAITAMLLSSRNIIGGINWCRTIADKADEVPDLVEKGKSKFEGPELKGKTLGVVGLGAIGVMVANDAVALGMQVIGHDPYISVEAAWNLSRAVVRADTLEGLLAKSDYITLHLPLADTTKGLLDAEKFRFMKKDARIINLARGGLVNEGDIIDALNAEWLAAYVTDFPSAELLACPKVISIPHLGASTPEAEDNCAVMAVQQIMDFLESGAIKNAVNLPRCRLDQRVPYRLLVVNRNIPNMVGQITTILAAASINIGDLINHHRDDYAYNIIDTEQAISPDALNQIKAVEGIIRVRSIETRAG; from the coding sequence GTGTTTAAAATCAGGACCATGAATAAAATCAGCCCCATAGGGCTGGATCTTTTCCCCAGGGACAAGTACGAAGTAGCCAGCGAGATACCCAACCCCGATGCCATTTTGGTGCGGAGCGCCGATCTTCACTCTGTGGAGATACCCGACACAGTGCTGGCTATTGCCCGGGCCGGCGCGGGCTACAACAACGTTCCGGTCGATGCATGCAGCAGCAGGGGCATTGCGGTTTTCAATACCCCCGGAGGGAATGCCAATGCGGTCAAGGAGCTTGCCATCACCGCCATGCTCCTCTCGTCCCGCAACATAATCGGGGGCATCAACTGGTGCCGTACCATAGCGGACAAGGCCGACGAAGTGCCCGACCTTGTGGAGAAGGGAAAATCCAAGTTTGAAGGGCCCGAGCTCAAGGGCAAGACCCTGGGAGTGGTTGGCCTCGGGGCTATCGGGGTTATGGTGGCAAACGACGCGGTGGCTCTTGGCATGCAGGTCATAGGCCACGACCCCTACATTTCGGTGGAGGCTGCCTGGAACCTTTCCCGTGCGGTGGTCCGGGCCGACACCCTGGAAGGGCTTCTTGCCAAATCCGACTATATCACCCTCCACCTGCCCCTGGCTGACACTACCAAGGGCCTTTTGGATGCTGAAAAATTCCGCTTTATGAAGAAGGACGCCAGGATTATCAATCTTGCCCGGGGCGGCCTTGTAAACGAGGGGGACATCATCGACGCCCTCAATGCCGAGTGGCTTGCGGCTTATGTTACGGACTTCCCGTCGGCTGAGCTTCTCGCCTGCCCCAAGGTCATTTCCATCCCCCATCTGGGGGCGTCTACCCCCGAGGCCGAAGACAACTGCGCGGTCATGGCGGTTCAGCAGATCATGGATTTCCTCGAATCCGGGGCCATCAAGAATGCGGTGAACCTGCCTCGCTGCAGGCTCGACCAGCGGGTGCCCTACCGCCTCCTCGTGGTGAACCGCAATATCCCCAACATGGTGGGACAGATCACCACGATACTTGCCGCAGCCAGCATCAATATCGGCGACCTCATCAACCACCACCGGGACGACTATGCCTACAACATCATCGATACCGAGCAGGCGATCTCCCCGGATGCCCTGAACCAGATTAAGGCTGTTGAAGGCATAATCCGGGTAAGGAGCATCGAGACCAGGGCAGGGTGA
- the serC gene encoding 3-phosphoserine/phosphohydroxythreonine transaminase, with protein sequence MRVYNFSPGPSALPLEVLERAAKEMTDTNGTGQSVMEMSHRSKDYKPIFERTEALLRELMGIPSNYKVLFLQGGASLQFSMIPLNLAAGEQGSAKKKAVYIDTGVWAKKASDEAAKYAEVSIPASSKDKAYAYIPAAPKADSDAAYYHITLNNTIVGTKWASIPDTGAVPLISDISSCILSEPLDVSKFGLLYAGAQKNLGPAGTTVVIIREDLIGHAPAWTPALLRYDIHAAEASMYNTPPCYGIYIIGLVLEWLKNLGGVSVIAQKNREKANLFYSYLESSKHFLSPVEKVSRSLMNIPFVPRETDPEKRKDIETRFVKEAGAAGLVNLAGHRLVGGMRASIYNAMPIEGVKALIAFAEKFEGSL encoded by the coding sequence ATGCGTGTATACAACTTTTCACCCGGGCCTTCGGCCCTGCCCCTGGAGGTGCTTGAACGCGCCGCCAAAGAGATGACCGATACCAACGGCACAGGCCAGTCGGTAATGGAGATGAGCCATCGTTCCAAGGACTATAAGCCCATCTTCGAAAGGACCGAGGCCCTTCTCAGGGAACTCATGGGGATTCCTTCCAATTATAAGGTTCTCTTCCTCCAGGGAGGGGCGTCGCTTCAGTTTTCCATGATCCCCCTCAATCTTGCGGCAGGGGAGCAAGGGAGCGCCAAAAAGAAGGCTGTTTATATTGATACGGGGGTATGGGCAAAAAAAGCTTCCGACGAGGCCGCCAAGTATGCCGAGGTTTCCATTCCCGCTTCGTCCAAGGATAAGGCCTACGCTTACATCCCGGCTGCGCCCAAAGCCGATTCCGATGCGGCTTACTATCACATCACCTTGAACAACACCATTGTGGGTACCAAGTGGGCTTCCATTCCGGACACGGGGGCTGTGCCCCTGATCTCGGATATTTCAAGCTGCATACTTTCGGAGCCCCTGGATGTCTCCAAATTCGGCCTGCTCTATGCCGGAGCCCAGAAGAACTTGGGGCCTGCGGGGACAACGGTGGTTATAATCCGGGAGGATCTTATAGGCCATGCGCCGGCCTGGACTCCGGCCCTGCTCCGCTACGACATCCACGCTGCGGAAGCTTCCATGTACAATACGCCGCCTTGCTACGGCATCTACATCATAGGGCTGGTGCTTGAGTGGCTCAAAAACCTGGGGGGCGTTTCGGTTATTGCCCAAAAAAACCGCGAAAAGGCCAATCTCTTCTATTCGTATCTGGAATCATCAAAACACTTTCTCTCCCCTGTGGAAAAGGTCAGCCGGAGCCTCATGAATATCCCCTTTGTACCCAGGGAAACCGATCCCGAAAAGCGCAAGGATATCGAGACCCGCTTTGTCAAAGAGGCGGGAGCTGCGGGATTGGTGAACCTGGCGGGCCACCGCCTCGTGGGGGGCATGAGGGCCAGCATCTACAACGCCATGCCCATCGAGGGGGTTAAAGCCCTCATTGCATTTGCTGAAAAGTTTGAGGGAAGCCTTTAG
- a CDS encoding CoA-binding protein — protein MRILEHSGEPLTSAQIEALTGWSSNTIRKDISYLGGDETGAAVGSSSGYAPEVLLPAISRALGLDRRRKFCVVGLGRLGSAYLNSGTMEFGGFELAAGFDTNVNRTEILKSPVPLYPAYKMGEVIGRFEIEIALLCVPAENAQAAAEKLAASGIRGIVNFAPQVLTVPPSVAVRNVYVADELRALAIAIN, from the coding sequence ATGAGGATACTGGAACATTCGGGGGAACCTCTCACCTCTGCCCAGATTGAAGCCCTCACGGGCTGGTCGAGCAATACCATCAGGAAGGATATTTCCTACCTTGGAGGCGATGAGACGGGCGCTGCAGTGGGTTCGTCCTCGGGTTATGCGCCTGAGGTTCTGCTTCCGGCTATCAGCAGGGCTTTGGGCCTTGATCGGCGGCGGAAATTCTGCGTAGTTGGGTTGGGGCGGCTGGGATCGGCATACCTTAACAGCGGAACCATGGAATTCGGCGGTTTTGAGCTTGCCGCAGGGTTCGACACCAATGTGAACCGCACGGAGATCCTGAAGTCCCCTGTTCCCCTGTACCCTGCCTACAAGATGGGCGAGGTGATTGGCCGTTTCGAAATTGAGATTGCCCTGCTCTGCGTTCCCGCGGAGAACGCCCAGGCTGCGGCAGAGAAGCTGGCCGCTTCGGGGATACGGGGCATTGTGAATTTTGCGCCCCAGGTTCTGACCGTGCCGCCCTCGGTGGCGGTGAGGAACGTCTATGTGGCGGATGAATTGAGAGCTTTGGCGATAGCCATAAATTAA
- a CDS encoding type II toxin-antitoxin system VapC family toxin yields MAKARFTPDSSILISHINKALDLSFLDAQGESDQYASIIASIEVLSKPNMLQEEQKEVEDFLARFVEIPITDPIKYETIAIRRSTKLKLPDAVIAATAVILNATLLSNDPHLLNLRWPGLTVKSII; encoded by the coding sequence ATGGCTAAGGCCCGGTTCACACCCGATTCCAGTATACTCATAAGCCATATCAACAAAGCATTGGATTTATCCTTTCTTGATGCACAGGGGGAATCTGACCAATATGCGAGTATTATTGCGTCTATAGAAGTCTTGTCAAAACCGAATATGCTCCAGGAAGAACAGAAAGAAGTAGAGGATTTTCTAGCCCGGTTTGTCGAGATTCCCATTACCGATCCCATAAAATACGAGACCATTGCCATTCGCCGATCTACCAAGCTCAAACTGCCGGATGCAGTCATCGCCGCAACCGCCGTCATATTAAACGCTACGCTTCTTTCCAATGATCCTCATTTACTAAACCTCCGTTGGCCCGGACTTACGGTTAAATCCATTATCTGA
- the eno gene encoding phosphopyruvate hydratase has product MSIIEYVEAREILDSRGNPTVEVEVFLEDGSSGRAAVPSGASTGDYEAVELRDGDKSRYLGKGVLKAVDNVNNVIAPEIQGLDALEQVNLDRTMIEIDGTENKGKLGANAILGVSMAAARAAANYLDIPLYKYLGTFHSNLLPVPMANIINGGKHSDNKIDFQEFMVMPVGAESIREAVRWTAEVFHNLKSLLHSAGKNTAVGDEGGFAPDIGNEEALQFIVKAIEKAGYKADGEQFGIAMDCASSELYGEGGKKGYKFWKSNPDKLFSADEMIGIYTDWIKKYPIISIEDPLDQDDWDGYVKMTKALGNKIQIVGDDFFVTNTKRLEKGIGLGACNSILIKVNQIGTITETYEAVEMAKRAGYTAIVSHRSGETEDSFIADLVVGLETGQIKTGSMSRTDRVCKYNQLMRIEDELEGVAEYAGKKAFYSIKK; this is encoded by the coding sequence ATGAGTATCATTGAATATGTGGAAGCCAGGGAAATCCTTGATTCCCGGGGAAACCCCACGGTAGAAGTGGAAGTTTTCCTGGAAGACGGTTCTTCGGGAAGGGCTGCAGTTCCTTCGGGTGCGTCTACCGGCGATTATGAGGCGGTGGAACTTCGGGATGGCGACAAGAGCCGCTATCTGGGCAAAGGCGTCCTCAAAGCTGTGGACAACGTGAACAACGTGATCGCCCCGGAGATTCAGGGCCTCGATGCCCTTGAGCAGGTTAATCTTGACCGCACCATGATCGAAATCGACGGTACCGAGAACAAAGGCAAGCTCGGCGCCAACGCCATCCTTGGCGTGTCCATGGCGGCAGCCAGGGCAGCGGCCAATTACCTCGACATCCCCCTCTACAAGTACCTGGGGACTTTCCATTCCAACCTGCTCCCTGTGCCCATGGCCAACATCATCAACGGCGGCAAGCACTCGGACAACAAGATAGACTTCCAGGAATTCATGGTCATGCCCGTGGGCGCCGAATCCATAAGGGAAGCTGTCCGCTGGACAGCCGAAGTTTTCCACAACCTCAAGAGCCTTCTCCACTCGGCCGGTAAGAACACTGCTGTAGGCGACGAAGGCGGTTTTGCTCCCGACATCGGCAACGAAGAAGCCCTGCAGTTTATCGTCAAGGCTATTGAAAAGGCCGGGTACAAAGCTGATGGGGAGCAGTTCGGCATTGCCATGGACTGCGCTTCTTCCGAGCTCTACGGCGAAGGCGGCAAGAAAGGCTACAAGTTCTGGAAATCCAACCCCGACAAGCTTTTCAGCGCCGATGAAATGATTGGCATTTATACCGACTGGATAAAGAAGTATCCCATCATCTCCATCGAAGATCCTCTTGATCAGGACGATTGGGACGGCTATGTGAAGATGACCAAGGCCCTGGGCAACAAGATCCAGATCGTAGGCGACGACTTCTTTGTAACTAATACCAAGCGCCTCGAAAAAGGCATTGGCCTCGGCGCCTGCAACTCCATCCTCATCAAGGTGAACCAGATCGGCACCATCACCGAGACCTACGAAGCGGTCGAAATGGCCAAACGCGCCGGCTACACCGCCATCGTGTCCCACCGTTCCGGCGAGACCGAAGACAGCTTCATCGCCGACCTCGTGGTAGGCCTTGAAACCGGCCAGATCAAAACCGGCTCCATGAGCCGTACCGACCGTGTCTGCAAGTACAACCAGCTTATGCGCATCGAGGATGAACTCGAAGGCGTGGCCGAGTACGCGGGCAAGAAGGCGTTCTACAGCATTAAGAAGTAA
- a CDS encoding PocR ligand-binding domain-containing protein, which translates to MDVVWNQPRMMNLLQSFHRISNVRSGFFDPDGKEIIAYPEPRSDFCKLIRADNRGETACRRCDLASYHYAVSHHGLYIYQCHAGLTEAIAPILGSGEERIGYLMIGQIQPPLGEDRARQWEEICGKVKPLHTDLSKLKAAYQKLPSIKMDQLRASANVLQALATYVWLDNYIRVQNEPLSAQVQKYIAEHIAEPLSLSLLMEHFKVGKTSLCKNIKSDLNLTVGELIRSVRIEEAKNLLHSSNKPVARIAEDVGIPDFNYFTKVFKEETGVTPTIYRRLCKGEYLQIVHS; encoded by the coding sequence ATGGATGTAGTCTGGAATCAGCCGCGCATGATGAATCTATTGCAGAGCTTTCACCGGATCAGCAATGTGAGGAGCGGTTTTTTCGATCCCGATGGAAAGGAGATCATAGCCTATCCCGAACCGCGCAGTGATTTCTGCAAGCTCATTCGGGCGGACAACAGGGGCGAGACTGCCTGCCGCCGCTGCGATCTTGCGTCCTATCACTATGCGGTGAGCCATCACGGTCTCTACATCTACCAATGCCACGCAGGGCTAACCGAGGCTATTGCCCCCATTCTGGGCTCCGGCGAAGAACGCATCGGCTATCTTATGATAGGACAGATCCAGCCGCCTCTGGGCGAGGATCGAGCCAGGCAATGGGAAGAGATTTGCGGCAAGGTAAAACCCCTACATACCGATTTGTCCAAATTAAAAGCGGCCTATCAAAAACTTCCTTCTATAAAGATGGATCAGCTCAGAGCCAGTGCCAATGTGCTTCAGGCTCTGGCGACCTATGTGTGGCTCGACAACTATATCCGCGTCCAGAACGAGCCTTTGTCGGCCCAGGTGCAGAAATATATAGCAGAGCATATTGCCGAACCTTTGAGCCTCTCGCTGCTCATGGAGCATTTCAAGGTGGGGAAGACATCGCTTTGCAAAAACATCAAGAGCGATCTTAACCTTACTGTGGGCGAGCTAATCCGCTCTGTTCGTATTGAAGAAGCCAAAAATCTGCTCCATTCAAGCAATAAGCCTGTGGCGCGTATTGCCGAAGATGTGGGAATTCCCGATTTCAATTATTTTACCAAGGTGTTTAAAGAAGAAACCGGCGTTACCCCCACAATATACCGCCGGCTTTGCAAGGGCGAATATCTCCAGATTGTCCATTCCTGA